The following DNA comes from Alnus glutinosa chromosome 6, dhAlnGlut1.1, whole genome shotgun sequence.
tgtatttataggctgagaaGTCGCAACAAACCTGATGGCTTGACCTAATATTATTTAGGGCCTTAACTGTGGGCTAATCATGCTTGAGTAGACTCGGCATGACTCGAGCACCAAAGACTCGTGTCCCCGAGCCACCATTAGCCTCGGGCCACCAagtcaactcaaaccagatcaaatcaacaaAGGTTGTCTTTCCCGGTTTGAAATACAACTAGTTCAGGAAGATAATCGCTTCAACTCAAACCAAATTAAATCAACAACAGTTGTGCTTTCAAAGAGCTTTTTCTGTATTACAACACCAGAAACCACAGTTTTTTGGAAATCAGTCTATCAACCCAAGTATTGAAACtaatcattattcaatatatatacatggtaGAAAACCATACGGAGAGAAAACCCTTacaacaaaccatacggggagaAAAccccctcggtttgaaacacaaccgactcGAAACACACACcccgatcatgtccctcggAAACATtgggggggtgactcggttcaactcaaaccggatcaactcaaagtgtggtctccctcggtttgaaaaaCAACCGGCTTGGAACACACACCCCGATCATGTCCCTCAGTAAcattggggggtgactcggttcaactcaaaccagatcaactcaaagtgttgtctccctcggtttgaaacacaactgACTTAGAACACACATCTCGATCATATCCCTCGGTAACATTGGGGGGTGACTTGGTTCAACTCAAAACAGAtaaactcaaagtgttgtctccctcagtttgaaacacaaccggctcggaacacacacccCGATCATGTTCCTCGGTAACActggggggtgactcggttcaactcaaagTGTTTTCTTCCTCGGTTTGAAATACAACCGGTTCGGGAATACATCCAAGTCACTCCGATTATCTCCCTCAACGATGATTCAAATACAACCAGTTTGAAAAGACAACTTGGTCACATATATGAGCTACCTTCCTCGGATTGTAAGGTACCTCGGACAAAATATTAAACTAGTAGCGTTGCCTTCTCTGGTTTGGAAGCCAACTCAGTCACATGCACGAGCCACCTTCTCGAGATTGGAAGGTAACTCggtcaaatcaaataattaacaccctCAGAAATAACTCAGACAAGTCTGAATTTTGTCTCAATTACTGGGGGGGTAGCTCGGCATTAAACATAACATGTCATTGAAGTCAAGAGTtcatttcattaacaaaaacaatTCTTGACAAAAATGGACTCCTGTCTAAGTCCTTATCTTCGGCCACCGCCTTCTCTTTATCGGCTTGAGCAGCGGTCAAATCGCCAACAAGTGTCTCTCTCCAAGATTGAGTGGCACTAAGTTCGACGTAGAAACGACCATTGGCATCTTGAGCCTCAATTTACTCGCCCGACACTCGATCCAACCTCACAAAAATGGACTCCTTATTTTCTGTAGTAAGATATTCAGTTGGAAATTACCTCAGTGAAAGCTTAATAATCATATTGTGTGTATTTAAGTTTATTCCATCTTGACCTGTTAGAGACtatgattttggtttttctctcTAACTAACCTTCAGAGATCATATGTTTATATAGGCATGAATATGACTTCACAAATGCTAAACGTTACAAATTTAACATCACTCTTTATGACCATTAGAATTAAAAGCTGTACATATGTAACCTATGAGagcttcttcatcttcaacgGTCTCTTTATCTTCAACACGCCCCCTCAAATTCAACGGCAAGGAACGAAGCTGAGTTTGGAGCGTAATGTAGCAAATCGGGTAGCAACAAGAGGCTTAGTGAAAATGTCAGCAATCTGATCCTTGCTAGAAAGAAACTGAACAGTCAATTGACGGGATGCTACTTTGTCATGAACAAAGTGACAATCAATTTCTCTGTGCTTGGTTCGCGCATGAAACACATGATTGATAGTTAAATAAGTAGCACCtatattatcacaccatagTGTAGGAGATTGAGATTGTGAAATACCAAGTTCATGCAACAACGACGATAACCATGTGAGCTCGACAGTGATATCAGCAATTGCACGATACTCTGCTTCTGTGCTAGAACGAGAGAATGTACTTTGCTTCTTTGCAGACCAGGAAATTAAATTGCAAGCCATAAAAATACAATAACCACCTATAGATTTTTTGTCATCAGGGCAACTTGCCAAATCTGCATCGGAGTAGGCcattagagaagaagaagatgagcgTTGAATGAGCAATCCATGACCAACAGTCTCCTTCAGGTACCGAAGAATACATTTAACTAGACTCCAATGAGTAATTGTTGGCCGTTGCATAAATTGACAGACTTTGTTAACTGCAAACATAATATCAGGCCTGGTGAAGGACAAATATTGGAGAGAGAGCCTACAATGCTACAATAAAGACTGGGATCCTCAAAAGGATCCCCATCAAATAAATGTAGGCTATGGGCAGATGACATAGGAGAAGTGATTGGTTTTGCTGTCACCATGTTAGCACACTGCAAAAGAAAGATAATGTAACGTTGTTGTGAAAGTAAACTACCACTTCTAATTAGAATAACTTCAACGCCTAGAAAATAATGCAAAGAGCCAAGATCCTTAATAGCGAACTCCAATTGAAGTTGAACAAGTAAATATTCAATTGTTGCAATTGAAGAACCAATCAATATatatgatgtcatcaacataaattaaaatgaacaAACAGTAAGTACGGCTCCAAAGAATAAACAATGATGAATCTGCTTGAGAAGCCACAAAACCAAGTTGAAGAAGTTTATTGCTCAAACGAGAAAACCAAGCTCTCAGAGCTTGTTTCAATCCATAGATGGCCTTCCACAGGTGGCAAACATGATTCAGAAATTGTGGATGAGTAAGCCTAGGGGGTTGTTCTATAAAGACATGCTCTTTCAAAAAACCATATAAGAAAGCATTCTAAATGTCAATTTGTTTAAGGCACTAGCTGGACGAAATAGCCAATGAAAGAAGCACCCGAATCGTGGTTTGTTTAACCACAGGACTAAAAGTGTCCTCAAATTTCACACCAGGTTGTTGGTGATAGCCCTTGGCAACTAAACGAGCCTTATAGGGCTCAATACTGCCATCTGCTTTCCTTCTAAATTTAAACACCCACTTACAACCAACCACATTCATGTTGGAAGTATGAGGTATCAGCTGCCAAGTACCATTGCAAAGAAGAGCATCAAACTTAGAATTCATAGCCTCACCCCAAGCGGCAATTTTGGAGGCGGACGAATAGTACGTGGGTTCAATATCATCCTGATAAGTAATGGTGGTCAACAGTGCCCGAGAAATAGGATACCTGATGGTGTCATCCAAAAATTGTTTGGGTTTAAAAATTTGATTCTGAGCACGGGTACGCATCATATGGGTGCGTATCTGTGAAGAAGCCTTGGCCAAGGTATTTTCTGAAGAGTTTGAGGGCGGTGTGCCTAAAGAATTGGAGGATGATAAATTTGAAGATTCAGGCTCAGGGGGCGGCATGACAGAAAATGGACTTGAGGAAGGCAAAGGAGTTGGCATGAGAGATGGGGTTGTTGTCCTTGTCTGGATAGGGGGAGCAGGAGAGAGAAGAGGAGAAGATATACACGAAGTTTTATTGAGTGTGTCAGAAGGACCATGGGGAGATAAATGAGCataaggaaaatttgtagattCTAGAAGAATGAAGAGTGCGACAAATATAGCCTTACGAGAAGCACTATAGCCAAGAAAAAGGCAAGGTACATAACGATAGTCTAGATTAGTCTATTACATATGGTCTAATACAGGGCCAACAGAGACAaccaaaaatctttaaaaaccGATAGTCAGGTGGTGTATGGAAAATAACTTCAAAAGGTGATTTTTGGTGAAGCACTGGTGTGGGCATGCAATTGATTAGAAAGGTAGCAGTTTGAAATGCTTCTGCCCAAAACGATTGAGGCATAGAAGCATTCGCCAAAAGAGACAACCCAACTTCAACAATATGACGATGCTTTCTTTCAATTACACCGTTTTGTTGATGTGTATGTGGACAAGAAAGACGATGTGCAAAGTGAGTCACGGAATTCACTACCGCCATCGGGAtgaagaattttaattttaattgccGTTCAACATTATTTTGAAACCGAAGAAAAACAGAATGAATATCTGATTTTGAAGAAATGGGATAAAGCCAacaaaatttactaaaattATCCAGAAAAGATACATAATAACGACTTTCATTAGAGGAAAGCACACGTGCAGGAACCCATACATCACTAAAAACTAGATCTAATGGATTATTGGACACAGAttgagaagaaggaaaaggtaaaTTATGACTACGGGCTTGTTGGCATGAAGAACAAACGGCTGGAGCTCTATTTGATGTAAAAAGAAGACCGAATTGAGAAAGGACCCGACGAACGACTTGAAAACAACGATGCCACTGATGGAGGCTGGTTCGTTCACCAAAGAAGACTTGCGGAGAGGAAGAAGACTTGACAGCTCCAAGCATGGGGGGATAGAGACCGTTCTTACTCGGTTCTGTGAGGAGGACACGACGCGTTGCCAGATCCTTAACATAGAAATAGGAGGGATGAAAATCAACAGAGACTTGATTTTCATTAGTGAATTTATGAACataaattaaatgtttttgAATCAAAGGAACATGTAAGAATATTAGAAAGAGTAAAATTGTGTTTGGAAGAGGGAAAAACAGAAGAGCCAATATGGTGAATGGGCAAACCTTGACCACTATCTACTTGCGCCGTATCAGTCCCAGTGTACTGTTCAGCACCCAGAGTCAAATTTCCAAGGTCAGATGTGATATGAGTGTTGGCACCGGTATCCTGATACCAAGAGGGATCTGGGACAGACTGTGGAGAAGGTGTATAAGCTTGTGAAGAAGATGTAGAGGATCCTTTAAAGGAAGCATCAAAGCGACGGTAGCATTGGAGCACCGTGTGGCTTGGTTTCTGGCGAAGTTGGCAGATATGAGCCGTGAGCCACCTGAGGAAGGACCGGCACCGAGCACACCACGACCACCACGTCCCCTGCCACCGAAATTCATGGGACCACGATTGTTAGAACCAGAATACCCATTACGATTACCTCTTCCTCTGAAAGATGGTTGATAAGTGGCCATATTTGCCGAGGGACCCAATTGATCAACAGATGTGTGAAGATGTTCCAGGCGTTGCTCGTGACTCAACATATGCCTATACAATTCATCAAGTGTCATTGGATCAATGCGGGTTGTCACGGAAGTCATCAGGGAATCAAATTCGGTGCTCAAGCCACCGAGTAAATAAGAGACTGTCTCACAGTCCTGAAGAGGTTGGTGAATAGCAGCGTGTCTGCTAGGTGCTTAACTTTCTGAAAGTATTCACTGACTGAGAGGTTCCCCTTCTTGATTGTGGAGAGTTGGTAGCGAATTTGCATAATCCGGGCTTGGTATTGAGAAGAGAACATGCTGGTAAGAGTCTCCCACACAGCTTGAGAAGTCGGCAAGCCAACTACCTGAGAAATCAGTGATTCAGACAAGGTGGAGATGATGGTGGAGAGAAGAAGTTGATCCTGTTGAACCCATGTCTGGTATGTGGGATTGGGTGTAGAGGATTGAGTCCCATCCTCTGTTAGGACTAAAATGGAATGAGGAGGCTGGCGGCTACCATCGACATAACCAAGGAGATCATGGCCGATTAAGAAAGGAAGAAGTTGTGTTCGCCAAACAAGAAAATTGTCATGAGTCAGCTTAACATGAATTGTGTGATTGATGTTTACTGGTGGGGCAGAGAAGAAAGAGGTGGGAGTAGCATTGGGCGCAGTTGTGGTGGACGATCTTGAAGAAGTAGCCATGTGTAGactaagtgtttggcaaaatggctaaaagaaaggaagagagaaaagaaaatacgaCAGTAAGTCTTAgtgctctgatatcatgttagaGACTATGATTTTGGTTTTTCCCTCTAACTAACCTTCAGAGATCATATGTTTATATAGGCATGAATATGACTTTACAAATGCTAAACGTTACAAAAGTTAAAAGACTTTACAAATACTAAACGTTACAAATTTAACATCACTCTTTCTGACCACTAGAATTAAAAGCTTTACAAATGTAAACTACGTGagcttcttcatcttcaacagTCTCTTTATCTTCAACATGAGCATAGTTATAGGCTTAGAGTTAGTTAGTCACTCATTTCTCTGGATGCTTCTCAGTTGCAACATCACTGGGAAGATCAAGTCCATGAGAGATTTTTCCAGGATAGTTAGTCGTTGAGGAAGCTGATGCATTCAGGCTGCAAAAAGAAGAACCAGAAAATGAGTTTCTATATTAAGATAGAATATGGGATCTACATTTTGTAAATGGCAATGCTTACCTCCTATCAATGATGACAACTGACCGAAGCTCACAATTCGCAAAACTGCATACACAGAcgtatttttttgatgaatagtgATGATTATTAACAAGTGAAGCATATAAACGAATACAATACTTACGGTGCGCATATTTCACTCTTCACATACGGATGACAATCATTTCCGAAAGCACTTAGGGTATGAAGCAAGAATGCGCTGTGTGTGACGATTGCAATCTCCTTCTCTTCACGTGTCCACAACCTTGACCGATTGAGGAatgggaaaaggaaaagaaattattttaggGCATGTTCTATTAAATTGAagaacatatataatattaagtTTCTGGGAAAGTtcggaaaaaaagaaaaaaaaaagaaaaagaaaaaaaagaagaaggtaaaaTAGGCAACCACCATTTCAAAAACTTCATTCCCCTGGCAGAAATTTCTTCATTCTTCTCTCTAATGTCAGTCTTCCACAAAATGTCATCATCACTTTCTATCTGAACAAGAATTAAAACAAGAATGAATTCCAAACCTAAATTGACTTGAAGATTAGGATAACAAATCAATAGTCAGGGGAAAATTGACAGTGAATAAATTACTTGCCAGTGAAAAATCAATTGCAGGAAAAAGAGGGCGATATTCCCTAATGCTCCTTCTCTTATCACATGGACGAACACCCTGTAGTAAGAAAATTAACACAAATAAATTCAGATGACAACTAGTAATTGATTAAAAGGAGGAAGTGGGGATCGAAGGGCCCTTCATTTGCTACAATTTTCACTCatttatttatcaataattGAATTAAGTATTGAGAAATATGTTGCAAATGCAATAAATTTTCATACATAAATGCAGAATGCCCTGCAATGTCTATTAGATGTACCATGACATACCAAACTTTCTCGGCAAAGCTCTACTGCTAAAAATGGTGGGCAATTTAGGCTTGAAATTGCTGGATGGTCACTGTTCCCCGTATTTGCAACAATTAGAGGAGGGCCAGGAGGCACATTTACCCCATCTGTATATGCTTCACCAGCAAAGACTCCAACTGCTGTTTGCATAGTCCTGTAATGAAGCCATTGTTGATCATGACTTATAGCTCAAGAGTTCTGGCAATTTAAACATGTAGACTCCAATTTGTTCAATGAGTGGGATGGCATGTAAATTCTTCTAAAACAAAGGCCCTATGGAAATAGAGATTCAGAATCCAGTGATGAGCTTATGGAAAGAATCGTAGAAAAGATGGTCGATCTGCACCACTTACACACCATTAAGCACAAGGAGGTGACTGAAAATTTCTAGATACAGAGGCAACAAATATGCACTGACTAAGTTTACCTTAACAAAGGGGAAACAATGATTAAATCAATTCTTTTGGAAAGTCCACTTGCTTGAACATGCGTACGCAGATTATCAACCTGTTATGGCACCACAAAATCATTGAATTAATATTTACAATGGAATCATTCAATTCAAAATAGCAGGCCAAGACAAGAAAATCTAGAAACCTATATATGTACAACAAAAAAGTCTCTTCCAAATTTTGTTTGTGTCTGCAGACTCAAAAGTTTTACTCAGTATAGAGTAATTGTTACAAAGTTCTATTTGGCCGTTCAAATTTTTCTAAGGATTAAAAGTTAACTCACGAACAACAAGCTAAGTTTTCCACCAGGAAATCAGTGGTATATATAAAACTATTTTCATAAGAGAACAGTACTTAACAAGAACATAGTTATGATGAAGTAACAATTAGAACATAATTAACCAGCAATTACCTGCTTCCAGCCAAAAGGGGTAAGGTGTGCATCAAAAAGATCATAAGATAAGTATGCATTGTGGTCCTTCTCCCCTTCCACGTTGTGAATCCCTTGGGCATGCCTTACCTGCATGTACACATGGATTGATAAGACTGAGATCGATGCTTTTAAAACCAGGTGAAGTGTTTTACCTATTCAGCGTCAATTCTATCAGCATCAATTCTATAAATCCTAAACCGTCTACAATAAGAATAGTAATaccaataatataattaagaagGACAAGATTTTTACAAACCAGGTGAAGAGTTTTACAACGGTGCAACGGGTAGAGACATTGACCTCCGGTGGCATCCCTTTCTGCGGTCATAAAAGAAGACAACCAACCTAAAATAAGATCATTCCATGCACTTAGAAGTATCAATAAAATGTGGGTCTACTTCAttctttataattatatattctttATGCCATAAAATGTAGCATAAAGTAATAACCGTAACTCCAGATTTGTGCTTAAgagaatatataaataatgttTGTCCAAAAAGAGGTAACCCgtccccaaggggtagctcaatcggctgggggccacgcctcatgaagcggaagtcactagttcgaatccccccctCCCTCCTCTTATGtaaacatgtcaaaaaaaagaaaaaaaaaaagaaaaaaaaaaaaaaaggaaaaaagaagaagaagaggtaaCCCGAAATTACCATTATGGGCTGATCAGAATTCAGTTCAATACGGCAGCCCCATGTGAGAGCTGGGGCGGTCTCTATCTACCCTGAGTAGGTAGGTCCTGGACTGCCCGACACCTACCTGAACATTTGGGGCCCACCACATGTTGTCACATACGCTGCCCTATTGCACTCGATCGGATCTGTTAGGCAAGCGATTAATTTGTTGGAGAGAGGTCTTCCAGTGCTGGTGCGTGGTCTACACGCGCCGGCGTCGACGACTCCCAGCCCCAGCTCCGCCTCCCTGcctgtttttccatttttgtgTTTCTGGGCGTTTAGTTATATGTTCATTCTCTGTATTCCCCGTTGTAAATACATAATAAGTGTTTGGATAGGGTTTAGAGCCCTAACCGTACATCTTTTATCGCCTTTATTGGCGGCATGGGTTCTTGGCATCCATGTCAAGAATCAATATGCCCGCGTCATTCATTTGATGTATTGCCTCTGCATCCTTACTTTCTTAGGTGTTTATTGTTGGGTTACTTAGGCCGGCCTTAGTTTGTTGTAATTTCATTTCTTTAAGCCTAAAGCTTAGCTTTGGCTTTAGTTTGTAGTTCTTTTTcaagtatttaaaaaaagaaaaaaaagaaaaagaaaaaacaaacaaacaaacaaacaaacaaacaaacttcaACCCCTTTATCCTTTCTCTTTTgtctacttcttttttttttttctctcttttttttttttcaattgagaaaattactatttagccctccaaactactagTCATTTTACGAATAGCTCCCAGAACTATCAACGCTTAGACTTTGGCCCCCTaaattaccaattttttttaaaaaaatgcacaatttgatgaaaaatgcctataatacccttgacacatgtcatttttcaattaaaaaataataaattaaaaaaaaaacttcaaaacttagaaactaaaaatttatattttactttaaaaaaaaaaagtgtttggggGGTGGTTGCcgcttgcgagccacccccaaacaccAATGTTTTTTTTGGACAGATCTTAACTGTCCACTTTTACAGTTCTTTGTTGTAGGTCGTTGGATTAATAAGGTTATAAATCTGTAAGAATTTATCGGTTAGTAAATCCAAAAAAAGTAATGCCCCATGTTtatcatataattttttcataatctggtgtatatataaaaaataatatgtagttttttttctctaccattttagatatataaaagcataactctttttagtctattttataaaaaccttGATTAAATCGAATGAAAACGTAATTTGAATCGCAAATTTTGgataaagattttattaaaattagtcGATAGATTCAGTAtgcaatatttattaaataaaatttgttttagatGGTGATTTGTTGACTCgttgatatgacaaaaattctgttaataatttttttttttttaaaaaaaaaaaagcaacttacaaaaaacgtgatttttttaaatgattaaatctaatatatatatttttaaaatgagttcacaattttatttcgagaaaagattaaaaaaaaaagtaaaataaaattttaatcaattgagattattctcaatttaaaaaataaaatttaagttttttagtttttttaattgttttttagttttttttttaattgaaaaatgacacgtagcaagggtattataggcattttTCGTCAAATTTGgcctttttgatagtttggggggttagAGTCCAAGTGTTGGTAGTTTAGGGGCTATTTGAAGAACGACTGGTAGTTTTGAGggttaaattataaattttcctttttttttttttttcttttttttttcttcttcttaatttctGCTCTTTGGCAAGCCGCAAGTTGATCTTACTCAACTTGTGTCTTTGGATAgcaaaatatcatatctcataCATTTTATACCGAACATAAGTTTCGTActtctacaacccacatataaaaatgacatgtatcctttaagcatgtgagaatcacatgtttttttattaatgctattaaaaaagtatgtgagaatcacatgtttttttattaatgctattaaaaaagcatgtgagaaaatTGCACCATTACTTCTTGTGGTTGCCTAAATTACAATTACTctatgtggtttaaaaaataattgtaagatcATTGTGGTAGgcgaaaattacaaattactccctaAGTAATTTTCTGTTCGCAAACTTAACAGAGTCTGTTAAGTTGCAACACCAATTCCAATAAAAACGTGATACAcatcactcttaataaaaatatatctattaatatattaaaaattaaaaacttaattttttttttttttttaaaaaagtttgggACTTGGGAGGGGCGTGGCTtgtgagccacccccatggaccgggggtggctgcgcgccaccccaaCCCCATCTAGGGTGGCTCGCGGGCCACCCTAGAGCAGGGGGTGGACTTCACATCGCCCTCTCGGTGGCAACCACTCCTCCCAAGtctcaaactcttttttttttttttttttttctcttttttaaaaaacatttatgtttttaatttttcatatattaatattttttcattaagaGTGACTCATGTCACGTTTAATGGGACTGACATGGCAACCTGACGGACTCTAGTAAGTTTGTAGACGGAAAACGACTTCTggaagtaatttgtaatttttgcctACTACAAGGACggtacaattattttttatactacaatgagtgatttgtaatttaagccaattacGGAGACCAATGATacaattttcctttaaatttgtAAGACTCACATTAGATCCCacaaattcaattataaatttaaaacttaattatatggagataaataaaaaatagttttaggaTGAATGTTTAACATGCTATCTTCATTAAATATCTTATAACTCAGATTCCATCGGTTTTTCCGATCACAGTCATTGTAGTTGAAATTCCACTACTTGACACCTTTGTTatctttaaaataaatttatgggGAGACAAACTCTCTTCTCATTTTGGTTATCTCcgttatcaatttttttatttttattttaagtacaTGATACaacgaataaaaaaaaaaaaaaaaaactaaaactaaaaatagtTTCAAGCATGTAAAAAGAACCAACCTTTTACCATGAAACTCATAATTGAACCCATTTTGCTGAAGGAT
Coding sequences within:
- the LOC133871668 gene encoding phosphoglycerate mutase-like protein 1 translates to MTREIGEIINPVYHIREIEGRRVQWPIGVSPYYSGWLSSFMTAERDATGGQCLYPLHRCKTLHLVRHAQGIHNVEGEKDHNAYLSYDLFDAHLTPFGWKQVDNLRTHVQASGLSKRIDLIIVSPLLRTMQTAVGVFAGEAYTDGVNVPPGPPLIVANTGNSDHPAISSLNCPPFLAVELCRESLGVRPCDKRRSIREYRPLFPAIDFSLIESDDDILWKTDIREKNEEISARGMKFLKWLWTREEKEIAIVTHSAFLLHTLSAFGNDCHPYVKSEICAPFANCELRSVVIIDRSLNASASSTTNYPGKISHGLDLPSDVATEKHPEK